Below is a genomic region from Methanofollis sp. UBA420.
CTGTTGATGAATTCATGGGCGTAGGTGCCCTTGGGGCATACCCTTCCCTCGTTGACCGGGGAGCGGGTGTAAGGTTGTGTGCCGACAACCTTCCCGTCCCGGACGACGAGGTTGAAACTGCAGCCGGTACCGCAGTAGGGACATGTTGTCTGTACGTACTTGAGATCCATGGTAAAAACCTCGGATACACTAATATAGACAATTGAAATATTTAACACTAGTGCTTAACAAGCGATTTTTTGATGAATAAGTGTGGGTTGTGTGCCCCCTTCACTCCGGGGGGTGGGTGCACTTCCCGGGATTACCGACCGGATCAATATTCGGGCCTGCCATCCGGGCCCATAGACCCGGACGCTCACAGGGCGCCGCCGTCGAGCGGTTCTCCTGCCCCGGTCCGGAGCAGACTTCGATGAAGGCAGTTTCGGGAGGCACGCCCCCGGAGCACCGGACATGAGGGCCCGGGTCCTCGCTATGCCGGCCGTTCTCTTCGAGGAATGGGGTTATTATTGGTGGCATACCATACTTTTCACACAGTTCCACAGGGGAGCAACCACCGTGATGAAAAAACTGCCTGTCCCGCCCATGCTCGTCGACCTGGTGGGAAACGCCCTGACGTCAATGGACGGTGTCGAGTTCACCGACCTCGCGGCCTGCCCGTCGTGCGGCGGTCCGGTGACGGGACATGACCTGCGGGAAAAACGGTTTGCCGTCCTGCTCGATGACGGAAAAGAGCGCACCATTCGGGTCAACGTGAAGCGGTTCTACTGCCGGCAATGCAACGCTCTCTGCTATGCAGACGCGCCGTTCTACCCCGACACCCGCCTCGCATCGCCCATCGTCGACCTCTGCGTCGTTCTTGCGCAGCAGATGCCCTTCAACCGGGCGGCACACTACCTCCGGGCGATGGGGATCGTCGTCGACCGGGGGACAATCCGGAATTACGCCTCCCGCGACTTCGGCGCGATCCCGGCAACAGAACTCTTCGGTCTTCCCCTACCGCTCTCCCTGCTGAACCTCGCCACCTTCGCCCTCGACCGTGAGCGGCGTCCCATCGTAGGGGCAGAAGCGCTCGCTGCCTGTGGTTTCCCACCCGCAGACCGGACAGCGCTTCACAACAGGAGTGCGCCCGAACAGCGGGATCAGTGGTATAACTAGGAAGAGGAAGAAGAACGGAAACCCGAGAACAAACGACGCCGCCGTGATGACGACCGATGCCGCGAGCAGAACGAGGGTCAGTCGGAAGCGGTTTGCCGTAGCGCCACCTCCCTCACCGCATACGCGGGCAGTGCATCCGAGAACTCTCCGAGTTCCTGTTCCAGCATGATGCCGTCCAGTTCACGGGCGAAAAGGTCCGCTCCTATCCCAGCCGTGATCACCTGCTCGGCGCCGCTCCGGAAGAGCGCACGCCCCACTGCACGGACGATCAGCGTTCTCTGGGCCTCCCAGAACTGCCTGGCCACCTGGAGGGCCCCGGACTCCCCGATCTCGTCGAGATCGGCGCAGACGACCCTGGCAAGCCTCCGGAGCGCTGCATCGGCGGTCTTTGCACCGTTATCCGGAGCCGGACAGGTATAGTCTTCCGGAGCGATATGGCCGAGCACGAGATGCACATCGGCGCTTGCGGCGAAGTACTCGGTGCTCACCGGGGTTACCGTTCCGTCCAGCATCACCGACGACAGGATTGCGGCGACGTTCGTCCTGAGCATGCCGGTATAGACGAGATACTGTTTTTGCAGCCGCCGGGTGTCGGTCAGCCCTTTGAGACTCTCGAAGGAGTTGAGGGGAATGACGTCGGCAGTGGTGCTCCCCACGTCGAGGAGCACCGCATCGGCGTACTCTTCGCGCAGGTAATCCGCCGACGCCAGCCAGTTCGCAGCGGCAAGGTCCGGGACCGGCCGGGTATGAAACGCCGCGTCGGTGCCGTAGAAGGCGGCATCGGGGATGACCGCATGAACGGTCCCGACGATCCATTTGATGCCCTCAATCTTGCTTGCAAAACAGTCCGCCAGTTCTCCGCTCATCACCACGGCGGCGGGTTCCGCGTAGGGTTCGAGGAGTGCGGCAAGCGGGGCGCCCTGCCAGAGCGGGCAGTAGTGGATGTGCACACCGGCGTCGTCGACGACCTTGAGGTTCGCACCGCCGATATCGATGCCGATCATGGCCGGCTGATCCTCCCGTCCGTGTCGAACCGCACCCTCCCGGAGAGATGGACCTCCGTCGGTCTTTTGCCGTGGGACGCAGCAACAAGGATATCGGCGATCTCCTCCTCCATGACGGCTGCGATGCCGACCAGGCTGGTCGTAGGTCTCGGGTTGACGTCCACTACGTAGATGCGGTCTTTGACGATGACATCGATCCCGGCATATCCCTGGCACCCGAGGATGTTCAGCGCCCGGACGGCCGTGGCGACGATCTCTTCCTCGCGCTCCGGGTGGACGGGCGTCTCGCCCCCGAGATACTGGAAACTCCCGTCTTCTGCGACGGCGATCTCCTGCCGGTTGACGGCGAGCAGGAGCGGGGGGTTGCCAGAGTAGAACTCACAGACGTCGCCGGTCACCCGGCTTCCCACAAGACTCACGCTCAGCGTCTCCCCCTCGATATATGCCTGGGCGAACTCGCCGGCACCCGGCTCCCCGTCCGTCAGCCGGACCCCGCGGGCGCCGCAGCCCATGATCGGTTTGACCACCTGTCTCCCTTCACCGGCATCGGGGGGGACCGCAACCCCGTTCCGGGAGAGGATTGCCGCTGTCCGTTGTTTGTTTGCGCAGACAGCCACATTCATACTGCCGCATCCGACGTTGTGAGTGAACTGTTCGAGGAGGTGCGTGTACCGGAAAAGGAGGTGGTCCGGTGCAATGACCAGCCCTACGTCGCACCCGGGCGCGAGCCTCCGGATCTCCCCCTCGAAATCGGGTCCCTCCGGGACCACCACGTCGTAGCCGCACCGGGCAAAACTCTCGCTCAGCGTGGCGAGCATGGCAGCACCCTCAGGCGCAAGGTCGGGGTCGTTGCATACGGAGTATTCGGCGAGAAGTGCCTTCATCGTAGTACAAGGTTGACCGCCGGAGACTTGACCCTGACGATCGGGCAGGTTTTTGTGACTCAGGGACCATCCTATAAACAAGGATGAAACAAAAGATTTTGCTTACCAATGACGATGGAATCACGTCTGCGGGGCTCTGGGCGGCGTATGATGCGCTTGCGCCGATCGCCGACGTCACCGTGGTCGCGCCCGCCACCCAGCAGAGCGCCGTGGGGCGATCGATCTCCATCTTTGAGCCTATCCGTGCAACCCGGGTGGCGATGAACGGGGTGCCGGCATACTCGGTCGGCGGGAAACCAACCGATTCCGTGATCATCGGGCTGTTTGCCCTGAACCTGAACCCGGACCTCGTCGTCAGCGGCATCAATATCGGTGAAAACCTCTCATACGAGTCCATCATGACTTCGGGGACCGTCGGGGCCGCGCTCGAAGCGGCCAACCAGGGAGTGCCGTCCCTTGCCTTCTCGTTGCAGGTGGAGGACCAGGGCGATAAGTTCGACGATCCATCGAAGATCACGGATAGGTTCTCCGATGCAAAATTGGTGGTCCGCGAGATCTGCGGTAAGATTCTCGCAAACGGGTTCCCGGAGAATGCCGACGTCATCAACGTGAATATCCCGGCATCGGTGCGCGGCGGTTACGA
It encodes:
- a CDS encoding ATP-grasp domain-containing protein; the encoded protein is MKALLAEYSVCNDPDLAPEGAAMLATLSESFARCGYDVVVPEGPDFEGEIRRLAPGCDVGLVIAPDHLLFRYTHLLEQFTHNVGCGSMNVAVCANKQRTAAILSRNGVAVPPDAGEGRQVVKPIMGCGARGVRLTDGEPGAGEFAQAYIEGETLSVSLVGSRVTGDVCEFYSGNPPLLLAVNRQEIAVAEDGSFQYLGGETPVHPEREEEIVATAVRALNILGCQGYAGIDVIVKDRIYVVDVNPRPTTSLVGIAAVMEEEIADILVAASHGKRPTEVHLSGRVRFDTDGRISRP
- a CDS encoding hydantoinase/oxoprolinase family protein, which translates into the protein MIGIDIGGANLKVVDDAGVHIHYCPLWQGAPLAALLEPYAEPAAVVMSGELADCFASKIEGIKWIVGTVHAVIPDAAFYGTDAAFHTRPVPDLAAANWLASADYLREEYADAVLLDVGSTTADVIPLNSFESLKGLTDTRRLQKQYLVYTGMLRTNVAAILSSVMLDGTVTPVSTEYFAASADVHLVLGHIAPEDYTCPAPDNGAKTADAALRRLARVVCADLDEIGESGALQVARQFWEAQRTLIVRAVGRALFRSGAEQVITAGIGADLFARELDGIMLEQELGEFSDALPAYAVREVALRQTASD
- the surE gene encoding 5'/3'-nucleotidase SurE, translated to MKQKILLTNDDGITSAGLWAAYDALAPIADVTVVAPATQQSAVGRSISIFEPIRATRVAMNGVPAYSVGGKPTDSVIIGLFALNLNPDLVVSGINIGENLSYESIMTSGTVGAALEAANQGVPSLAFSLQVEDQGDKFDDPSKITDRFSDAKLVVREICGKILANGFPENADVINVNIPASVRGGYEITRLAEKLFYTGVERRLDPRGRPYYWIDGPLHEDAEEGTDAHAVQKGNVSITPITLDCTAYRAADRLRRIFGGTDI